A portion of the Glycine max cultivar Williams 82 chromosome 10, Glycine_max_v4.0, whole genome shotgun sequence genome contains these proteins:
- the LOC100815693 gene encoding GATA transcription factor 8, protein MVGPNFMDEIDCGSFFDHIDDLLDFPVEDVDGGAATLPSVSAGNSNSLASIWPSESDSFPASDSVFSGNSASDLSAELSVPYEDIVQLEWLSNFVEDSFCGGSLTMNKVEEPSCTTKEDSVNTQFHTSSPVSVLESSSSCSGGKTLPPRSPEIYIPVPCGRARSKRPRPATFNPRPAMNLISPASSFVGENMQPNVISSKASSDSENFAESQLVPKMPKLASGEPKKKKKVKVPLPVAPADNNQNASQPVRKCMHCEITKTPQWRAGPMGPKTLCNACGVRYKSGRLFPEYRPAASPTFCPSVHSNSHKKVLEMRCRGFDKSGFAINSAASPELIPNTNSSLTLEYM, encoded by the exons ATGGTTGGACCTAACTTCATGGATGAGATAGACTGCGGCAGCTTCTTTGACCACATCGACGACCTTCTCGATTTTCCCGTCGAGGACGTCGACGGCGGCGCTGCCACCTTGCCTTCCGTCTCCGCCGGAAACAGCAACTCGCTGGCGAGCATCTGGCCCTCCGAGTCCGACTCGTTTCCCGCCTCCGACTCGGTGTTTTCCGGCAACAGTGCTTCGGACCTCTCGGCCGAGCTATCCGTTCCG TATGAAGACATTGTCCAATTGGAATGGTTGTCCAACTTTGTGGAGGATTCCTTTTGTGGGGGGAGCCTAACAATGAACAAAGTGGAAGAGCCATCATGTACCACTAAGGAGGACTCGGTCAACACCCAATTTCACACATCAAGCCCAGTTTCTGTCCTCGAAAGTAGCAGTTCTTGCTCTGGTGGCAAGACTTTGCCACCTCGCAGTCCAGAGATTTACATCCCTGTGCCGTGTGGACGTGCACGCAGCAAGCGTCCACGTCCAGCAACCTTCAATCCTAGGCCTGCCATGAACCTTATTTCCCCTGCCTCCTCTTTTGTTGGGGAGAATATGCAGCCTAATGTCATATCATCCAAGGCCTCTTCAGATTCTGAGAATTTTGCTGAGTCTCAACTTGTTCCCAAGATGCCGAAGCTAGCTTCTGGGGAgcctaagaagaaaaagaaagtgaaggTGCCACTTCCAGTAGCTCCAGCTGATAACAATCAAAATGCCTCACAACCTGTTAGGAAATGCATGCATTGTGAGATAACCAAGACACCACAGTGGAGGGCAGGGCCAATGGGGCCAAAAACACTATGCAATGCATGTGGTGTTCGTTACAAGTCCGGCCGGCTCTTCCCCGAATACCGGCCTGCTGCAAGTCCAACTTTTTGCCCATCCGTGCACTCCAATTCTCATAAGAAGGTCCTGGAAATGAGATGCAGGGGATTTGACAAATCTGGTTTTGCAATCAATTCAGCTGCCTCACCTGAACTCATTCCAAACACTAACAGCAGCCTTACCCTGGAGTACATGTGA
- the LOC100803053 gene encoding auxin response factor 18 translates to MFMVMDSAERCLDSQLWHACAGAMVQMPPLNTKVFYFPQGHAEHAHGKVEYFGKNHQTRVPPLIPCRLSAMKYMADPDTDEVYVKMRLTPLREHELLDSQDDCFLGNTNSGGVENQEKPPTSFAKTLTQSDANNGGGFSVPRYCAETIFPRLDYSAEPPVQTIIAKDMHGQCWKFRHIYRGTPRRHLLTTGWSNFVNQKRLVAGDSIVFLRAENGDLCVGIRRAKKGIGGGTEFSSGWNNPLFGGGGGFLCGSESSFVSGAKSGGDHEIVGRVAPESVVEAVTCAVNGRPFEVVYYPRASSPEFCVKASVVKAAMQIQWCSGMRFKMPFETEDSSRISWFMGTISSVQVADPIRWPDSPWRLLQVVWDEPDLLQNVKCVNPWLVELVSNMPTFNLSAYSPPRKKQRFLQDPYFQVINQLPMPSFSSNLLNYTNSLCTIQDSNSSGGIQGARHAQFGLSPSDFPFNKLPADMLLGGFSRLDHAAAQPIRPPCGTYKNNTTTKANVGISCLLTVGNPGQNFKESNETKAPHILLFGKLIQTEQKSSNTSSANTNGNSVSEGNSHKTSNASDGVGSGLHQGSPIENNSDGGSPWYKDQHKSDLGTDNVNTLCIAL, encoded by the exons ATGTTTATGGTTATGGATTCAGCAGAAAGGTGCTTAGATTCTCAACTATGGCATGCCTGTGCCGGTGCCATGGTTCAGATGCCACCCCTCAACACAAAAGTCTTCTACTTTCCCCAGGGCCACGCTGAACACGCTCATGGGAAGGTGGAATATTTCGGGAAAAACCATCAAACCCGTGTTCCACCACTCATCCCTTGCAGACTCTCTGCCATGAAATACATGGCAGACCCTGACACCGACGAGGTTTATGTCAAAATGAGACTCACCCCTTTGAGGGAACATGAATTATTGGATTCACAAGATGATTGTTTCTTGGGAAACACAAACAGTGGAGGAGTTGAGAATCAAGAGAAGCCTCCAACTTCTTTTGCTAAGACTCTCACACAATCTGATGCAAACAATGGTGGAGGCTTCTCAGTGCCTCGTTACTGTGCTGAAACCATTTTCCCAAGGTTGGATTATTCGGCTGAGCCTCCTGTTCAGACCATCATTGCCAAGGATATGCATGGACAGTGCTGGAAGTTTAGGCACATCTATAGAGGGACTCCAAGGAGGCATCTTTTGACCACTGGATGGAGCAATTTCGTGAACCAGAAGAGGCTTGTTGCTGGGGACTCTATTGTGTTTCTGAGGGCAGAAAATGGGGATCTATGTGTTGGGATAAGGAGGGCCAAGAAGGGGATTGGTGGAGGGACTGAGTTCTCTTCTGGATGGAATAACCCTCtctttggtggtggtggtggcttCTTGTGTGGGAGTGAGAGTAGTTTTGTGAGTGGTGCAAAAAGTGGTGGTGATCATGAGATAGTGGGAAGAGTGGCTCCTGAATCTGTTGTTGAGGCTGTGACTTGTGCTGTTAATGGAAGACCCTTTGAGGTTGTGTACTATCCGAGGGCTAGTTCACCGGAGTTTTGTGTTAAGGCTTCTGTTGTGAAGGCTGCAATGCAAATTCAGTGGTGTTCTGGAATGAGATTCAAAATGCCCTTTGAGACTGAGGATTCTTCTAGGATCAGCTGGTTCATGGGAACCATTTCTTCTGTTCAGGTTGCAGATCCCATCCGTTGGCCTGATTCTCCTTGGCGTCTTCTGCAG GTGGTGTGGGATGAGCCAGATTTACTTCAAAATGTCAAGTGTGTGAACCCTTGGCTGGTTGAACTAGTCTCAAACATGCCTACATTCAATCTCTCTGCATACTCACCTCCTAGAAAGAAACAACGTTTTCTTCAGGATCCTTATTTTCAAGTCATCAACCAACTCCCAATGCCATCATTCTCTAGCAACCTTCTCAATTACACCAACTCTCTTTGCACCATTCAAGATAGTAATAGTTCTGGAGGCATACAGGGAGCCAGGCATGCTCAATTTGGACTATCTCCATCTGATTTTCCCTTCAACAAGCTCCCAGCAGACATGCTTCTAGGTGGTTTCTCAAGGCTTGACCATGCAGCAGCACAGCCTATTAGGCCACCTTGTGGAACCTATAAGAACAACACCACTACTAAGGCCAATGTTGGCATTTCTTGCTTGTTGACAGTGGGAAATCCTGGCCAGAATTTCAAGgaatccaatgaaacaaaagcaCCTCACATCTTGTTATTTGGAAAACTCATTCAGACTGAGCAAAAGAGTTCAAACACTAGCTCTGCCAATACTAATGGTAATAGTGTATCTGAGGGGAATTCACACAAGACATCTAATGCTTCCGATGGCGTAGGTTCTGGTTTGCATCAAGGTAGTCCAATTGAGAACAATTCTGATGGAGGGTCTCCCTGGTACAAGGACCAACACAAGTCTGATCTTGGAACTGACAATGTTAACACATTGTGTATTGCTTTATAA